In the Primulina tabacum isolate GXHZ01 chromosome 7, ASM2559414v2, whole genome shotgun sequence genome, ATCAGTTTTCATTTTGTCTTTTGTGGACCTCTGGTTTGCTTATTGTAACTAATTTTATGAATCATTATAATAacgtttcttatcaaaaaataaataaatgaaaattctgTATTTTAATACCTCGGACATCTAAAGCTTCCTTGGATGTCAAAGAACTGAGAGTAGACATATCCAAAGATGGTGAATCAGAGGGAGGCTTGTTTGTAAAGTTGCAGCTTGTTCCCATTAATGTTCACTTAAGTAAATCGCGAGTGGCATCTGACCAGTCAGTAATCTCTGACGGATCTATCACTACTAGCCAGTTTATAGACAGCACATGTCCTCCTTTCAGCTGTGAAGAATTCTCTATCTTGTGTGAGTTTGGCTATAGTAGGTAAGTCTTAGTTCACTACTACTCTCCTTTAATTTTCTTTAGTTTTGTATGAAATGAGATATATGATGGAAATATTGGATTTCAGAAATTGTTGGCTTAGGATTTATGAAATGGAAAATGGAAATGAACTCTCAggcttttatttttgggaatttCTACTTCAGAATAATCAGTTTGCCGATATTCTTAATTTGTCTTGTGAGAAGATTATTATCATTTTGATTGATTAGAATCTATTGTATTTAGTTATTAAGCCATGGATTACTCAGTTAGcgggataaaaatattattactgGGATGCTCCCTTTCATCCCCTCCGATTTCTATAAATCTCAATATGAAGTGGTTTGTGAAGGTTTTTAATGAACTTTATAACTATTGATGCAGGGAAGCAGGTGTAGTTGTTAAGAATTTGGATACTACCTGTGGAGAAGTCCGCATAAATCTATGTGAGGATCTGCTGTTAAAGGAGAAGGATGAGTCTGACTCCTCTCCTCAGCCTTCTGCAGAAATTTCCCCAGAAAAACAAGAATCGGCGCTTGCAAAAAAACCAAGGGGAACTAATGCATTGTCTGCTGTATCTAAGTACAATTCTATATTTCCAGAAAAGGTTGAGTAAATTTTTCTGTTCGTAGTCTCCTTACGCAGTAATGTCTATTAACATGACATATGCATCGTTTGGCCTATTTGGAGGACGATGATATTATGGCAGCTTTAATCAagcaatatttatatttttctttgttAAGTTTATTAGCTTGTCAAAttgttatgaaaattaattcttCTAAAACTTCAAGACGTCCCGGGAACAACCAAGAACCGTAAAACAGTGAATCGCAGAAAATGAACCGCAAACCTATATCAATGAGTAAAGTAAAGGAACTCAAGAATTTATAGTGGTTTGGCTTAAAATGCCTACGTCCACTTTAGAACTCGGAGCAAAGCTTTTATTTATGAACAATGAGAACGGTACAAAATTACAGTAATAAAGTAAGTTGAAGAAGATGAGATCCCTCCGCTAACTGAACACTTGGCCGCTTATATACAAGATAGCTTATTCTACTACCCAGCCCACTTATCATATTAGCCCGGCCCATTAGCTTGTATCCTAATAAGCCCATCTCTTCTACTCCTTGATCCACGTACTCAGTTTATTCTTTCTTCATCACTCGATGTTGGAATATACTGATCAAAGCTCAACACAAATGATGTTGCATTCTGTAGTGTGCATATACAGTTTAAATAAACCTGTTCTGTTGTGGGTTTTGAATGAAATTGATAGTAGAAACTTATGCTGCAACTTGGTGTATTACTATGGAATCTTTTAAATGGAACTAAATCTGAATTTCAAATATGTTTGAAGCACGTGTTCGAActggaatttttaaaaaatgaggcTATGTTGGAGTTGATTTTGGTTGATTGTTTGTTAGTGATAAAACACAAGGGATATAGGATGGGAATTACATTAACAATCTTGCATTTCAGTAgaaacataggaaagagaaagGAAAAAAGAGATGGGACTGAGCTCTTATCCTtaacaaaaattgaaattcaGAAAAAAAAAGTATTGAAAACTCAATAATTTAGGATAGGttagaaggaaaaaaaattagcacCAGAATTCAAATTTGGATTAATCACTTAATCAACTTGATCTATCTATGAGTTTATATTGATCcaaagaaattttaaatttatggtaTGCCCGGTAGAATCATGAAAAAGATCACAAATCTAAAACATTGCTAGATTATCATTTACCCTATTAATTCTGAAATGATGATGTGACAAAGATTCTGAAGACGAAAAAGATGTTccttttttttatgaaataacCATTGCTAGTAATTGGAACCACCAATCTGATTTTGTGCTTCGGAGTATCATTGTTTGTTTCGGGCATTAATTGACGGAATCTCATGAGAAAACAGAGAATCTGAAGTTGGAGAAGTTTGCTGGGGATATGTACTAATTAAACTGTTCGAAGAGTGTCGAGGGATATGATACTTTTACTGTTTTTAGTGGTTTTGATGAGTTTGCGGTCAAAAACTACAAAGCAAAAGGAATTAAAAAAGGTTTTGGAGTATTTGGTTTGATGTTTATGCCGATATGAACATGGGTCTGAGATATATTTAAAACTTGATGATTGTGACATGAATCATTTTAGTGGTCCACCACCAGGAGTATAGAATAGGAACACAAACTATGTTGCATATTTTAAAGGAATGTGAACCACATCGTGGATGCAAGTTGTGGGGTTTATTTAGGAATGAAAATAGTTGATACTAAATAATTTGTGCCAGATCACGGATCCTGGATTTTAAAAGGCGGACCTCTATTGTGGATGCAGTGGTTTGCTTTGAGAGAGGCAGGAGTTTTGGTCAGTTATCATGATTGGTTTTATTCAGAGCGTGTCCAATGAATGAGAGAAAATGCATGGTAACTATAAAAGAGAGGTTATATTACCTCGAATATGGTTTTTATTGTTGTTTGAATGTTGTCTTCAAAGACCTCTGTTTCAATCCATCAAACCTCTGATAGTCTGTATGGGTTAAAAAGTTATAGTTACATCAAATAAAATACTTTTCCCCATTATAAGAAAAGGACATTTAGTGCGCATATCACAATGTGGTCTTTACAATTGGCTGTCTCTATTTTGTTTGCCTCATTAAAGTGGGTGTTAACTTTGGCTATTTTCACTGATTAAATTgatgtatctatgatattttttcTACAGGTTGGCTTTACCTTACCAAAACTTGATGTAAAGTTTATTCATCATGGTTATGGTTTGGTGGTTGAGAATAACATAATGGGAATCCAACTGAAATGCATGACATCTAAATCTGTTGAAGAACTTGGGGAAAGTGTGAGGCTTGATGTTCAGTTGGAATTCAGTGAGATTTATGTAAGTTCAACCATTGTGCTTGTATAGTTTATTACTCTCTTTTATTAATGTAACTTATCATGCTGTAGCTGATCAGAGAAGTTGGCATCTCGATTGTCGAAGTGCTGAAACTTGATGTTGTTTCTTCAGTATACATACCCCTTCAGGTATGTTTTTCTCAAGTTCCTTTCAGTGGAAGTGTCTTTTGTTGAAACAACTGCATTAAAAATGTTTGCCTGTATCTGTTTTAGAAATTCCTCAGAGGTTTAGGGTGAATACCAGGAAAGTTGTGGATCAACTGGAAAATTTCTTTCATTTTAACTTCTGTTATATAAAAAAATGCAACATTTTAACCTTCACGGCACACTGACTGATTTCTGTGGGGGGTTATCAAGATTTATCATCTGCCTTGCTTTTCCTAACTAGTTTAAACCTTTTAAAGATCTGTCCTTTTGCTTATTAACTGGCCATTCTCTTTTTTCCTGCTTGCTTCTATAAGCTTTTTAAGATTAGTATTTGTTTCATTTTCGAGGAGTAATTCTGAATAAGTCAGGTTAATTGAAACTGTAATATATGTTTTCTGGTTGTAAAGGATGTTAAGTTGGACAAAACTTTTTAATCGAAACTGTTAAGTTGGACAAACTTGATGCTATTGAACATTTGTGATGGATTTCAGCTTTCAAGTGCGTCATGAATATTAACTTGCCCAACATCGTATTTAAAAGTGCGAAAAAAAAACACCACGGATTCACTAATTAAGTTTTCTTAAGAAAATTTTGGTCATTGAGGGCTTATGCGCATAGAAATTATCAGTGGACAATAGGAACTGTGCAAAACATCCGTTTGGTTTTGCATGTAatttcatatatgatgttaCTTTATCCTTGCTATAAGGAACCACAGAGACTCGGCACTTGCATTATATATGTAAATGGATCGGTGGAATCATTCAATTAACATCTGCCGGAAGATATgatactcatttcagttttcAAGTCTTTCTTGTTAATTTTAGTTTTACCATTTACGTGCATAGAATGCTTTCCGTTGCAGCATAACTCTCCCATCAGATCTGAAATTGATGTCAAGCTTGGAGGCACCCAGTGCAACTTAATTTTGAACAGATTAGAGCAATTCATGCGTATGCGCCCACCGCGAAAGCCTAAAATGGGACTCTTGGAAGAAAATTCTGCTAAAGAAAAATCAGAGTCTCCTGAACAGAAAGCTGTTATGTGGACTTGCACTGTTTCAGCCCCAGAGATGACTGTTGTTCTTTATAGTTTGGATGGTTCTCCTCTGTACCATGTAAGAATTTACTGAGAATAAATTACAGTCTTTCTATCACTCGAAAGAGCTATCGTGTACTGAAATGTAATTTCGATCAATGGAGGCATGCGTGCTTAATGTATTTCTGCTATGATAATAAAAAATCATGTGATTTAGGAACTTATCGGCCATATATATGGTTGGATAGATCGTAATTTTGGAATTATGGTGCTTTGGAGACCCCTAGATCCCTACATATTTCATGATTTTGCGTGAAACATGATTTTCAATGCTTTTATGCTATGATCCTTTGTCTTGCAAAATTATGATGAGACATACTTGTTACATGTGTCTATTGAGTTCTTAAGATAGTTCCCTTTGCTAATGCACCTTTTACATTGTGGTAAGgcactattttaaaaatatttttagctaGTTactatagatatatatatgaaagacATCAATTAATTTTGAAAACGTCAACAAGTATACTAGTTTTTATGATAGTTCATAGGCCCTCGTCTTTTATTCCTAGAAGTAGTTGCTTTGACTCATTTTTCCCTTTAGAGTTAATTCAAGTTATCTTCAAAAACATGATGTTCAATGCTTTTATGCTATGATCCTTTGTCTTTCAAAATTATGATGAGACATACTTGTTACATGTGTCTATTGAGTTCTTAAGACAGTTCCCTTTGCTAATGCACCTTTTACATTGTGGGAAGgcactattttaaaaatattttagctaGTTactatagatatatatatgaaagacATCAATTAATTTTGAAAACGTCAACAAGTATACTAGTTTTTATGATAGTTCATAGGGCCTCGTCTTTTATTCCTAGAAGTAGTTGCTTTGACTCATTTTTCCCTTTAGAGTTAATTCAAGTTATCTTCAAAAACATGATGTTCAATGCTTTTATGCTATGATCCTTTGTCTTTCAAAATTATGATGAGACATACTTGTTACATGTGTCTATTGAGTTCTTAAGACAGTTCCCTTTGCTAATGCACCTTTTACATTGTGGTAAGgcactattttaaaaatattttagctaGTTactatagatatatatatgaaagacATCAATTAATTTTGAAAACGTCAACAAGTATACTAGTTTTTATGATAGTTCATAGGGCCTCGTCTTTTATTTCTAGAAGTAGTTGCTTTGACTCATTTTTCCCTTTAGCTTTGATTGCAATGCCATTTATTGAATGATTACCTATTTTGCAACTGCAGGGTTGCTCACAATCATCACATATCTTTGCAAACAACATATccagtaatggtgcaactctaCATATGGAACTTGGTGAACTAAATCTACACATGTCTGATGAATATCAAGAATGCTTGAAAGAGAGCTTGTTTGGCGTGGAAACAAACACAGGCTCATTAATGCACATTGCTAAGGTGAGCTTGGACTGGGGCAAGAAAGACATTGATTCCCTTGAAGATGGGTTGCAGTGTAAGATGGTTCTTGGAGCCGATGTCACTGGCATGAGTGTCTACTTGACTTTCAGGCGTCTTGAATCATTGATATTAGCTGCTCTATCCTTCAAGGCCTTATTGAAGGATTTATCTGCTTTGAGTAAGAAACCATCACAAAGCAAAGAAACAAGGTCTTCCAAGCCATCAAGGAAAGGAGTTCAACTATTGAGACTCAACCTAGAAAGATGCTCTGTAAATATATATGGAGATGTGGGGTTGGAGGATACGGTTATTCCAGACCCCAAGCGTGTTAATTATGGATCACAAGGTGGTAAGGTTTTAGTTACTAACTTGGTAGATGGGTCTCTGCGAACTGCACATGTAATGTCGACTGTAACATATGATTGTACAAGGTTGAAGTATTCTCTTTCACTTGATGTTTACCATCTCAGTTTTTGCATGAACAAGGAAAAAAAATCAGTACAGATGGAGCTTGAAAGAGCTAGGTCTATCTATCAGGAATTTCCAGAAGACAACAATCCTGGACCAAAAGTTGTGTTACTTGACATGCAGAATGCGAAGCTTGTTAGGCGATCAGGAGGTCTCAAAGATATTGCTGTTTGCTCTCTCTTCAGTGCCACTGATATATCAATAAGGTGGGAACCTGATGTGAATATTGCATTAGTTGAACTAGGATTGCACTTGAAGTTAATGGTCCACAATTACAAGCTGCAGGAGTATAACAAGGAAAAGATTTCTGTTATGAATAACAATGAGCCAAAGAAAGAGACCACTTTGGAATCATCCAACAAACGACTGAACAAAAGGGAATCGATTTTCGCTATTGATGTGGAGATGCTTAGTGTATTTGCTGAGGTTGGAGATGGGGTTGAAGCCTTGATCCAGGTGCAGTCCATCTTCTCCGAGAATGCCAAAATAGGTGTGCTTCTTGAGGGACTTTTTCTCCACCTCAATGAAGCCAAAATTTTTAGAACCAGCAGAATGCAAATATCTCGAATTCCTAATGCTTCTGGTAGAGTTCCAGATGCGAAATCTGAGACAGTAACTATCTGGGACTGGGttattcaagccattgatgtgCATGTATGTGTGCCATTTAGGTTGCAACTGCGAGCCATTGATGATTCTGTGGAGGATATGCTTCGAGCTTTGAAGCTTGTGAGTTCTGCTAAAACTAAATGTATGTTTCCAGAGAAGAAAGAGCAGTCGAAACAGAAAAAGGCTAGTTTGTCTAGAACTGGTTGTATAAAGTTTTGCATACGTAAATTAACAGCTGAGATCGAGGAGGAACCGATACAGGGTTGGCTTGACGAGCATTATCAACTCCTGAAGAATGAGGCTCGTGAATTAGTTGTTAGGTTAAATTTTCTTGATGAGCATATTTCTCGGAATGGACAATGCCATGATGTTGTTGAAAAAGACGAATCTTCATTCGAAGGAAAGAGTCATCACAATGGGGAGGAGATAGATCTTCGAGATGCTTCAGCTATTCAGAAATTGCGCGAAGAAATATACAGACAGTCATTCCGGTCATATTACCAGGCATGCCAGAGCCTTGTACTGGCACAGGGATCTGGGGCATGTAAAGATGGCTTCCAATCTGGTTTCAAACCTAGTACTTCCAGaacttctcttttctctgtttgTGCTACAGAATTAGATGTAACCTTGTCAAAAATTGAAGGTGGTGATGCAGGGATGATTGAAGTTCTGCAGAAGCTAGACCCTGTATGCCGTGCCCATAACATTCCATTTTCGAGACTTTATGGAGGAAACATGCTCTTGCATACAGGATCCCTTGTAGTTCAGATAAGAAACTACACATGTCCACTATTTGCTGCAAATGCTGGTCGATGTGAAGGTCGTCTTCTGTTGGCTCAGCAGGTCTGTGTTTTTTGGTGTTTTTCTCTCTTGACTCTTGCATGCACTTTTATGCCCTGATTTGGCTGGCAGTTAACTAATTGATAAATTTCAGAACTCACCAAGCCCTTTGTATAAATTTTCAACAAATGTCTCCTAAGTCCTACCGTTCTATTTGTACTTGGTAAAGCTGAGCCATACTTCTAGCGGTAGAAAGAAAAGTATTTTCCATCAATCAGAGAAGCTAAAAAGGGAAATATTCTCTTgcataaataaaaagaatattgGTTCTGGTTGACATACGtcacaaataatttttttagccTGACAGCTAATTCACACCAATGTCAAAATCATATGCCGGTAACAAGGGCACCTTCCATGTTTGACTTCTCAGTCGACAACCTGGTACTCTGTTTATCATATGCATTTGTGATTCTTGCAGATCCTTTAGTGCAGGACGTTCTTTCAATAACTTATTCACTCTGACTTTGTAATTGAAATGTTTGAGTGAACTGATCCACCTTATCTTGTTTAGAAAATTTATTGCCTGAACCTTTTAATAAGTCTTTCAATAAACCAATTTATTGATTGTGGCCTTACCCAATCTGTTATGCGGTTTGTATTTAACTGTCTTCGGGCAACAACATGAGCATATATACGACATTCTCAATTATGCCAATTTGTGATTGCAGGCAACTTGTTTTCAGCCGCAGATTCACCAAAATGTTTTCATTGGAAAATGGAGGAAAGTGAATATGCTACGTTCTGCTAGCGGCACAACTCCTCCATTAAAAACTTATTGTGATTTATCCATTCATTTTCGGACCGGAGAAATTTCGTTTGGCACTGGTTTTGAACCGTCTTTTGCTGATATTAGCTATGCTTTTACTGTGGCTCTTCGTAGAGCTAATTTAAGCACAAGGAATCCAAATCCAGATGTCCAGCCACCTAAAAAGGAAAAGAGTTTACCTTGGTGGGACGAAATGAGAAACTACATTCATGGAAACACCACTTTATATTTTTCGGAGACAAAATGGAACATTCTTGCAACTACTGATCCCTACGAAAACTTAGACAAACTTCAGATTATATCAGGTTACATGGAAATTCAACAATCAGATGGTCGTGTTTACTTGTCCTCCAAGGATTTCAAGATTTTTGTGAGCAGCTTAGAGAGCTTGCTAAAAAATTCCATCTCGAAACATTTTGTTGGATTTTCTGGGCCATTCCTTCAGGCCCCAAATTTCACTGTTGAGGTGACAATGGAATGGGATTGTGAGTCTGGAAATTCCctaaatcattatttatttgCACTTCCTAATGAAGGTAAAGCTCGTCAAAAGGTTTACGATCCCTTCAGATCCACATCTCTTTCTCTCAAATGGAATTTCTCCCTTAGGCCACCTGTTCCTTGTGGCGATCGCCAATCACAATCCTTTTCCAATAATGATCAGTTCATTCAGGATGGAGCTTCAGTTTGTCCAACAAAATTAGGAAATGAATCAATTGATTCCCCAATTATGAATCTTGGACATCATGATTTGGAGTGGTTGATCAAGTTTTGGAACTTAAAATACCTTCCTCCCCATAAGTTGCGAACCTTTTCTAGGTGGCCCCGTTATGGGATCCCTAGGATTCCAAGATCAGGTAATATGTCGTTAGACAAAGTAATGACAGAATTTATGTTCAGGGTTGATGCCACTCCCACATTAATCAGGCACATGCCTTTACACGACGACGACCCAGCGAAGGGACTAGCATTTAAGATGACAAAGTTGAAATATGAACTCTATTATAGTCGAGGTAAACAAAAATATACCTTTGAATGCAGTCGGGATCCTCTCGATCTTGTGTATCAGGGTCTTGACCTACACATTCCCAAAGTATTTATAAATAAGGAAGATTGCCCAACTGTTGCAAAAGTAGTTCAAATGACAAGGAAGCAATCCCTGCCTACGTCAACAGGCAGAGTTCTCGGCGATAAACACAGGTCCTCTAGCAACCGCACAGAAAGACATCATGATGATGGGTTTTTGTTATCATCAGATTACTTCACAATTCGCCGGCAAGCTCCAAAGGCTGACCCTGCAAAGTTATTAGCATGGCAAGAAGCTGGAAGAAGAAATCTTGAGATGACATATGTCAGATCTGAGTTTGAAAATGGGAGCGACAGCGATGAGCATACAAGATCTGACCCTAGTGATGATGATGGATATAACATTGTCATTGCTGACAATTGCAGGCGTATTTTTGTTTACAGGCTGAAGCTTATGTGGACTCTTGAAAATAGAGATGCTGTTTGGTCTTGGGTAGGTGGGATATCTAAGGCATTTGAACCTCCAAAACCTTCTCCTTCTCGTCAATATGCTCAAAGAAAATTGCATGAGGAGAACAAAGTCCTTGATAGACCTGAAACACCCAAAACTGATAACCAAAAGTCACCTACTTCCTATCATGGTTCCATTTCTTCTCAGTATATTGAGACATCTCAAGCCTCGCCTTCTCCATCAGATTCAGCTGCAATGGAAAATCCGTCCTCTAGTGTGTCTGGTAAATTCAAAGTTCTTTCTCTCAAACACACGTACAGTACGGGTTTCCATGTGTATTTGAGTGTATGCATATTTCTATTTTGCTACTATAATGTGTTGCACTTTTGTTTTGGTTTTAATTGTAAATTATAGCTGTAG is a window encoding:
- the LOC142551466 gene encoding LOW QUALITY PROTEIN: protein SABRE-like (The sequence of the model RefSeq protein was modified relative to this genomic sequence to represent the inferred CDS: inserted 2 bases in 2 codons), which produces MGASPAKFLFGFLIVSILLWIIFMFASRLLAWVLSRTMGASVGFRVGGWKCLRDVVVKFNKGAIGSISVGEIRLSLRQSFVKLGVGFISRDPKLQVLTCDLEVVIRSSKKSTQKSRSKKPRSAGRGKWMVVANMARFLSISVTDLVLKVPKASLDVKELRVDISKDGESEGGLFVKLQLVPINVHLSKSRVASDQSVISDGSITTSQFIDSTCPPFSCEEFSILCEFGYSREAGVVVKNLDTTCGEVRINLCEDLLLKEKDESDSSPQPSAEISPEKQESALAKKPRGTNALSAVSKYNSIFPEKVGFTLPKLDVKFIHHGYGLVVENNIMGIQLKCMTSKSVEELGESVRLDVQLEFSEIYLIREVGISIVEVLKLDVVSSVYIPLQHNSPIRSEIDVKLGGTQCNLILNRLEQFMRMRPPRKPKMGLLEENSAKEKSESPEQKAVMWTCTVSAPEMTVVLYSLDGSPLYHGCSQSSHIFANNISSNGATLHMELGELNLHMSDEYQECLKESLFGVETNTGSLMHIAKVSLDWGKKDIDSLEDGLQCKMVLGADVTGMSVYLTFRRLESLILAALSFKALLKDLSALSKKPSQSKETRSSKPSRKGVQLLRLNLERCSVNIYGDVGLEDTVIPDPKRVNYGSQGGKVLVTNLVDGSLRTAHVMSTVTYDCTRLKYSLSLDVYHLSFCMNKEKKSVQMELERARSIYQEFPEDNNPGPKVVLLDMQNAKLVRRSGGLKDIAVCSLFSATDISIRWEPDVNIALVELGLHLKLMVHNYKLQEYNKEKISVMNNNEPKKETTLESSNKRLNKRESIFAIDVEMLSVFAEVGDGVEALIQVQSIFSENAKIGVLLEGLFLHLNEAKIFRTSRMQISRIPNASGRVPDAKSETVTIWDWVIQAIDVHVCVPFRLQLRAIDDSVEDMLRALKLVSSAKTKCMFPEKKEQSKQKKASLSRTGCIKFCIRKLTAEIEEEPIQGWLDEHYQLLKNEARELVVRLNFLDEHISRNGQCHDVVEKDESSFEGKSHHNGEEIDLRDASAIQKLREEIYRQSFRSYYQACQSLVLAQGSGACKDGFQSGFKPSTSRTSLFSVCATELDVTLSKIEGGDAGMIEVLQKLDPVCRAHNIPFSRLYGGNMLLHTGSLVVQIRNYTCPLFAANAGRCEGRLLLAQQATCFQPQIHQNVFIGKWRKVNMLRSASGTTPPLKTYCDLSIHFRTGEISFGTGFEPSFADISYAFTVALRRANLSTRNPNPDVQPPKKEKSLPWWDEMRNYIHGNTTLYFSETKWNILATTDPYENLDKLQIISGYMEIQQSDGRVYLSSKDFKIFVSSLESLLKNSISKHFVGFSGPFLQAPNFTVEVTMEWDCESGNSLNHYLFALPNEGKARQKVYDPFRSTSLSLKWNFSLRPPVPCGDRQSQSFSNNDQFIQDGASVCPTKLGNESIDSPIMNLGHHDLEWLIKFWNLKYLPPHKLRTFSRWPRYGIPRIPRSGNMSLDKVMTEFMFRVDATPTLIRHMPLHDDDPAKGLAFKMTKLKYELYYSRGKQKYTFECSRDPLDLVYQGLDLHIPKVFINKEDCPTVAKVVQMTRKQSLPTSTGRVLGDKHRSSSNRTERHHDDGFLLSSDYFTIRRQAPKADPAKLLAWQEAGRRNLEMTYVRSEFENGSDSDEHTRSDPSDDDGYNIVIADNCRRIFVYRLKLMWTLENRDAVWSWVGGISKAFEPPKPSPSRQYAQRKLHEENKVLDRPETPKTDNQKSPTSYHGSISSQYIETSQASPSPSDSAAMENPSSSVSAKYSYLDDSEEEGTRHFMVNVIEPQFNLHTEESNGRFLLAAVSGRVLARSFHSILXCGYEMIEQALGGEKIHLPESQPEMTWNRMEFSVMLEHVQAHVAPTDVDPGAGLQWLPKIHRSSPKVKRTGALLERVFMPCDMYFCYTRHKGGNNDLKVKPLKELSFNSHNITATMTSRQFQVMLDVLTNLLFARLRKPRKSNLSYPVDDDEDVEEEADEVVPDGVEEXELAKVNLEQKERIQKLIIDDMRKLSLWVDNYGDPYPEIEMDLWMITGGRSTLVQRLRKELMNAQMARKAASASLRIALQKAAQLRLMEKERNKSPSYAMRISFQINKVVWGMLVDGKSFAEAELNDMIYDFDRDYKDVGVAKFTTMYFVVRNCLPNAKSDMLLSAWNPPSEWGKQVMLRVDAKQGSSKDGNSPLELFQVEIYPLKIHLTETCYRLMWQYFFPEEEQGSQRRQEVWKVSTTAGARRVKKGSTAQEASSSSSHTTKDVDVSKSSTSTLSAISLTNQSGGIQDDALQVSKLQNLKANIVGDSTPELRRTSSFDKTWEENVAESVADELVLQLHTSTKSGPLAILDQHDEPIKNKLKEIKVVKPGRSSHDEKKVAKIQDEKRSRPRKLREFHNIKISQVELLVTYEGSRFAVSDLRLLMDTFHRVEFTGTWRRLFSRVKKHIIWGVLKSVTGMQGKKFKDKAHSTGVIVKENYLNLSDSDGGSISWPKRTGDGAGDGFVTSVRGLFNSQRRKARAFVLRTMRGEAESELHVDWSESDAEFSPFARQLTITKAKRLIRRHTKKFRSRGQKGLSLQSKESLPTSPKETTPYESDSSSGSSPYQDFHN